Within Deinococcus metalli, the genomic segment GCCCCCAACCTCGGCCTGACCGTCCCCGCCGGCTTTCACGTCGCCGTGTACGCCTCAGGCTTCAGCAAGCCCCGGCTGATGGCCCTGGCACCCAACGGCGACCTCTTTGTGAGCGACGAGAAGACCGGCAACGTCAGCGTTCTGGCAGACCGCGACGGCAATGGAATGCCAGAGAGCCGGCAGGTCTACGTGGGCGGCCTGAACATCCCGCATGGGCTGGCCTTCCACGATGGCTTTTTGTACGTGGCAACGACGGACGCCGTGCTGCGCTACCCGTACCAGCCGGGCGACCTCACCCCCCGCGGCGCCCCGGAGACGGTGGTGACCTTACCGGGTGGGGGCCGCCACTACTCGCGCACGGTGGTCTTCGGCCCGGACGGGAAGATGTACGTCGCGGCGGGCAGCACCTGCAATGTCTGCGAGGAAAGCGACCCCAAGCGGGCCGCCGTATGGACCTACGGCGCGGACGGGAAGAATGGCCGACCATACGCCACCGGGCTACGCAATGCCGTGGGCCTGGCGTGGGTGGGTGACACCTTCTACGCCACGGCCAATGGACGCGACCTGGCCGGCAACGATGTGCCGCCCGAGGCCTTTTTTGTCCTGAAGGACGGAGCGAACTACGGCTGGCCGTACTGCTACCCGCTGGCCGTTGGGGCGAAACAGGTCTGGGATAAGGACTTCGGGAAGAAGGATCAGGCGTACTGCGATCAGGCCCAGCCCGCCTTTGCCGTGACGACCGCCCACGCCGCACCGTTGGGACTGGCGGCGTACACCGGCACGATGTTCCCGCAGGACTACCGGGGTGACCTACTGGTAGCCCTACACGGCTCCTGGAACCGCGAACCGAAATCGGGGTACAAGGTCGTGGCGATCGATCCGCGCAGCGGCACGGTCACGGATTTCATCACGGGCTTCCAGGCGGGACTGACCACCACCGCCCGGCCGGTCGCCGTGCTGGTGCTGGGGGATGGCTCGGTGCTGGTGACAGACGACGGCAATGGGTTCATTTACCGCGTGACCTACGGCGGCAGTTGAGGTCGATGTAGAAGTGCAGGCCGTGCCGGTTCGCCGCCTAGAACCGAGCCGTTCGCCACATGTGAACAAGCCCGCAAGGCCATCGTCAGGTTCGAACACTACTGTGGCCTGTGCCCGTCTATCTCCATGCGGTTCAGACCGCAGTGCCCACCACGGCTTATTCCCAAGACGTGATCCGGGACATCATCCGCAGCCAGCCGGAACTCGACCGCCTGGCCCAGCGTCTGACCACCAGCGTCTTCAACGCGTCCGGCATCGACCAGCGGCACAGTGTGGTGACGGAGTTCCAGGCGGACCCCGACGCCAGCCCGGGCCTGTTCTTTGACCCTTCGACTGGACGCCTGCTCACGCCCAGCACGGGAGCCCGCAACGAGTACTACATCGTCCACGCGACGGAACTGTTCGTGCGCGCGGCTGGAGCGGCACTGGCCGCGTGTCCAGGACTGACCGCCGACGACATCACCCATGTGGTCACGGTGTCCTGCACAGGCTTCTACGCCCCTGGTCCGGAGTACGCGATCGTGCGGGCCCTGGGGCTGCGGCCGAATGTCTCCCGGTTCCATGTCGGCTTCATGGGTTGCTACGCGGCGTTCCCGGCA encodes:
- a CDS encoding PQQ-dependent sugar dehydrogenase, with product MTVPAGFHVAVYASGFSKPRLMALAPNGDLFVSDEKTGNVSVLADRDGNGMPESRQVYVGGLNIPHGLAFHDGFLYVATTDAVLRYPYQPGDLTPRGAPETVVTLPGGGRHYSRTVVFGPDGKMYVAAGSTCNVCEESDPKRAAVWTYGADGKNGRPYATGLRNAVGLAWVGDTFYATANGRDLAGNDVPPEAFFVLKDGANYGWPYCYPLAVGAKQVWDKDFGKKDQAYCDQAQPAFAVTTAHAAPLGLAAYTGTMFPQDYRGDLLVALHGSWNREPKSGYKVVAIDPRSGTVTDFITGFQAGLTTTARPVAVLVLGDGSVLVTDDGNGFIYRVTYGGS